One part of the Thermanaeromonas sp. C210 genome encodes these proteins:
- the cdhD gene encoding CO dehydrogenase/acetyl-CoA synthase subunit delta — protein sequence MPVQILKEKSRAAVQTVTLGATPEQGGTRSHTVTIGGDAALPFHHFEGEIPHRPVVAMEVQDIEPEWPEPLKRCFAGVMKEPGRWAEKCVREYGADLIYVKLDGADPEGANRTAEQCVNTVKEVLQAVGVPLIVVGCGDAEKDKEVLEAVAEAAAGENLLLGNAEQNNYQSLTAACMVHKHNIIARSPLDINICKQLNILISEMNLPLNRIVIDPSIGSLGYGIEYAYSIMERTRLGALQGDKMLSMPVLCTVGYEAWRAKEASAPVSSFPGWGDVEERGILWEAVTAAAVLQAGAHILLMRHPQAVALVKENIDRLMVNNAY from the coding sequence ATGCCCGTTCAAATCCTCAAAGAAAAAAGCAGGGCTGCCGTCCAGACAGTGACCCTGGGCGCGACCCCGGAACAGGGTGGTACGCGGAGTCACACCGTTACCATCGGCGGGGATGCGGCCCTGCCCTTCCACCATTTTGAAGGGGAAATTCCCCACCGTCCGGTGGTAGCCATGGAAGTCCAGGACATCGAACCGGAGTGGCCCGAACCCCTTAAGAGGTGTTTCGCGGGGGTAATGAAGGAACCCGGCCGGTGGGCCGAAAAATGCGTACGGGAGTACGGGGCGGACCTCATCTACGTGAAGCTGGATGGTGCCGACCCGGAGGGCGCCAACCGCACCGCAGAACAGTGCGTCAATACCGTAAAGGAAGTGCTCCAGGCCGTAGGAGTGCCCCTGATAGTTGTAGGGTGCGGCGATGCGGAGAAAGACAAAGAAGTGCTGGAGGCGGTGGCGGAGGCAGCGGCCGGAGAAAACCTCCTCCTGGGGAATGCCGAACAGAACAACTACCAGTCCCTGACGGCCGCCTGCATGGTACACAAACACAACATCATAGCCCGTTCGCCCCTGGACATCAACATTTGCAAGCAGCTCAACATTTTGATCAGCGAGATGAACCTGCCCTTAAACCGCATTGTCATCGACCCCTCCATCGGGAGCTTGGGTTACGGTATTGAGTACGCCTATTCCATCATGGAGCGCACCCGGCTGGGGGCCCTGCAGGGAGACAAGATGCTTTCCATGCCTGTTCTCTGCACTGTAGGCTATGAGGCCTGGCGCGCCAAGGAGGCCTCCGCCCCCGTATCGAGCTTTCCCGGCTGGGGCGATGTGGAGGAACGGGGCATCCTGTGGGAGGCCGTGACGGCCGCGGCCGTACTGCAGGCCGGGGCCCACATACTCCTCATGCGCCATCCCCAAGCGGTGGCCCTGGTAAAGGAAAATATCGACCGCCTGATGGTCAACAATGCTTATTAG
- a CDS encoding methyltetrahydrofolate cobalamin methyltransferase, translating to MLIIGERINGMFNDIKRAIQERDPVPVQEWARRQEQGGARALDLNVGPAVADKVGAMKWLVEVVQEVSDLTLCLDSTNIEAIEEGLKLCKKPAIINSTNADREKIERLFPLAVEHGAALIGLTMNKNGVPKDADTRLAFAMELVAAADEFGLPMEDLYIDPLILPANVGQDHAPEVLKTLYQIKLLANPAPRTVIGLSNVSQNCQDRPLLNRTFLAMAMACGLDAAIADACDEELMATAAAGEVLLNQTVYCDSFVKMFKAR from the coding sequence ATGTTAATAATCGGCGAGCGCATTAACGGCATGTTCAATGATATCAAGCGGGCCATCCAGGAACGCGACCCGGTCCCGGTGCAGGAATGGGCGCGGCGGCAGGAACAGGGCGGGGCCCGGGCCCTGGATCTTAACGTTGGGCCGGCCGTAGCCGATAAAGTGGGGGCCATGAAGTGGCTGGTGGAGGTGGTCCAGGAGGTGAGCGACCTCACCCTCTGCCTCGATTCCACCAACATCGAGGCCATCGAAGAGGGTCTCAAACTCTGCAAGAAACCGGCCATCATCAATTCCACCAATGCCGACCGGGAAAAAATTGAACGCCTGTTCCCCCTGGCAGTGGAGCATGGAGCCGCCCTCATAGGCTTGACCATGAACAAGAACGGCGTGCCCAAGGATGCGGATACCCGCCTGGCCTTTGCTATGGAGCTGGTGGCGGCAGCGGACGAATTCGGATTACCCATGGAAGACTTATACATCGATCCCCTCATTCTACCGGCTAACGTGGGCCAGGACCATGCACCGGAGGTCCTCAAGACCCTGTACCAGATTAAATTGCTGGCCAATCCCGCTCCCCGGACCGTCATCGGGCTGAGCAATGTGTCGCAGAACTGCCAGGACCGTCCCCTCCTTAACCGCACCTTTCTGGCCATGGCCATGGCCTGCGGACTGGACGCCGCCATTGCCGATGCCTGCGACGAGGAGCTGATGGCCACCGCGGCGGCCGGAGAAGTGCTGCTGAACCAGACCGTCTACTGTGATTCCTTCGTAAAGATGTTTAAGGCCCGTTAG
- a CDS encoding 4Fe-4S dicluster domain-containing protein: protein MGEIRDPQPLRWVGEYSGQPVERCFQCHKCSGGCPVAGTMDILPHQIIRCLHLGLEEELLGSRAIWLCTSCRTCKARCPNGIDIAAVNDALRARVLARGLRPALPAVADFHRQFLASVEKNGRVHELGMMVAYKLKIRNYLQDVPLGIKMLARGKFRLLPERIRGQKEIRTLFTKARGEQR, encoded by the coding sequence TTGGGAGAAATCAGGGACCCGCAACCGCTCCGGTGGGTAGGAGAGTACTCCGGCCAGCCGGTCGAACGATGCTTCCAATGTCATAAATGCAGCGGTGGGTGCCCGGTAGCAGGGACCATGGATATCCTGCCCCACCAGATTATACGCTGCCTTCACCTGGGGCTGGAGGAAGAACTCCTCGGCAGTAGGGCCATCTGGCTCTGTACTTCCTGCCGTACATGTAAAGCCAGATGCCCCAACGGGATTGATATAGCTGCCGTAAACGACGCCCTCAGGGCGAGAGTCTTAGCCCGGGGCCTGCGGCCGGCCCTCCCGGCTGTGGCCGATTTTCATCGTCAATTCCTTGCTTCGGTAGAAAAGAACGGGCGCGTCCATGAACTCGGCATGATGGTGGCCTACAAATTAAAAATCCGGAATTACCTCCAGGACGTTCCCTTGGGGATAAAGATGCTGGCCCGCGGCAAGTTTAGACTGCTGCCCGAGCGCATCCGCGGCCAAAAGGAAATCCGCACTCTCTTTACAAAAGCCCGAGGTGAACAGCGATGA
- a CDS encoding CoB--CoM heterodisulfide reductase iron-sulfur subunit B family protein, translating into MKVSYYPGCSLQSTASEYGASTEAVLEALGITVKELPDWNCCGATSGHAVYPDLHQALSFRNLVIAEGEGLDLVVPCAACYNALRSTQEALAGGGPEARRLKEEMEDLLGRQYQGKVRVLHILEFLAREEVGELISARMRIPLSGLKLAAYYGCLLTRPPRTVSFETNPEQPRLMDTLLARLGSQPVSWSHKTECCGASLSIPAPEIVYNLVGKIIQAARRAGADAIVTACPLCQTNLDGRQPEGEKIPVFFLTELVGVALGLTPHAWLRKHLVDARPLLKARNLLTAAQA; encoded by the coding sequence ATGAAGGTCAGTTATTATCCCGGCTGCTCCCTCCAATCCACCGCATCGGAGTACGGGGCGTCCACCGAGGCCGTTCTTGAGGCCCTGGGTATTACCGTCAAAGAGCTCCCCGACTGGAACTGCTGCGGAGCCACTTCCGGCCACGCAGTATACCCCGATCTTCACCAAGCCCTTTCCTTCCGCAATTTGGTGATAGCCGAAGGCGAGGGCCTTGACCTCGTGGTGCCCTGCGCCGCCTGCTACAACGCCCTCCGCTCCACCCAGGAAGCGCTGGCCGGTGGGGGCCCGGAAGCCCGGAGGCTGAAAGAGGAGATGGAGGACCTCCTAGGCCGCCAGTACCAGGGCAAGGTGCGGGTGCTTCATATCCTTGAGTTTTTGGCCCGAGAAGAAGTGGGGGAACTTATATCCGCACGCATGCGCATACCCCTTTCCGGATTGAAACTAGCAGCTTATTACGGTTGCCTCCTTACCCGGCCGCCCAGGACGGTGAGCTTCGAAACCAATCCCGAACAGCCGCGCCTCATGGACACCCTGTTGGCCCGGCTGGGGAGCCAACCGGTTTCGTGGAGTCACAAGACGGAATGTTGCGGCGCCAGCCTTTCCATACCCGCACCGGAGATCGTTTACAACCTGGTGGGGAAAATCATCCAGGCGGCCCGCAGGGCCGGGGCCGACGCCATCGTGACGGCCTGCCCCCTATGCCAGACCAACCTGGACGGCCGCCAGCCGGAGGGGGAGAAGATCCCGGTATTTTTCCTCACCGAATTAGTGGGAGTGGCCCTGGGGTTGACCCCCCATGCCTGGCTGCGCAAACACCTCGTCGACGCCCGTCCTCTGCTCAAGGCCCGTAATCTCTTAACTGCGGCCCAGGCCTAA
- a CDS encoding FAD-dependent oxidoreductase, whose protein sequence is MPNNGLKKEKENPEVVGSVLVAGGGIAGMQAALDLANAGYLVHLVTESPSIGGKMTQLDKTFPTNECAMCLLGPRMTDTLNHPNIRLYTCSSLEGVEGSRGNFKVRIRQRPRYVNIEECTACGDCEQVCPVQLPNEFNEGLGERKAIYKLFPQAVPNKYLIEKRGIPPCRSTCPAGTNAQGYVALISQGKFAEALEVVRRRMPFAGICGRICHHPCEVECNRGQYDDPVAIALLKRAAYDFGWEEAAAKERETYRPRAVRSEKVAVVGAGPAGLTAAQDLALEGYQVTLYDALADPGGMMRSAIPHYRLPREVVDRETRRILDLGIEFIPNTRVGKDLPFEELLSRYDAVILAVGLQQSRPLEVPGADLDGVLPGLDFLRQVALGHEVKVGRRVVVIGGGNVAMDVARTARRLGADEVHVACLESREEMPAHPWEIEDALEEGILLHTSRGPKGFRGEDGRVSGVELMECTRVFDEEGRFNPQYNPAATEVLPADTVIVAIGQAADLSFLGEDSGVRVDRGLIAVDPLTLATSRPGVFACGDAVRGAGSVVEAVASGHEAAESVRRYLNSEDLARGRSQAKAEKLGPPEKIVPFPGRRVPQDMASPSERIKDFREVGRGYTREEAMAEAKRCLNCGICSECLQCEAVCKKKAVEHWQQEEWQELQVGSIILAPGYELFDAELAGEYGYGYYPNVITSMEFERLLSSTGPTQGHVVRPSDGEAPRKVAFIQCVGSRNCEGEGSPYCSAVCCMYSTKEAIIAREHDANIEPTIFYLDMRSYGKNFDKYVEGAKKAGVRYVRAMVSRVEEDPVTHNLFIQYVDGNKLVREEFHLVVLAVGVRPPQEAARLARVCGIELNRYGFAFTPEWNPVATSRDGIYVAGMFQGPRDIPETVINASAAAACAGAYLAPARNTLVKPKEYPPERDVGREEPRVGVFICHCGINIAGVVDVRDVVEFARRLPGVVHVEDNLYTCSQDTLKKMQEVIQEHRLNRVVVASCTIRTHQPLFRETLREAGLNPFYFEMANIRDQCSWVHRGEPANATEKAKDLVRMAVAKVKTHEALHLNPVPVVPRALVIGGGVAGLTAALDIAEQGYEAYLVEREPELGGFARNLRFSLEGSDVQAYLRDLIQKVRSHLRIQVFTGARLEDFGGHQGHFITTISLAQPGKGPLRTTVKLEHGVVIVATGVREIATDEYLRGQDERVLTNTELEQALASGSWNPRANKEVVFIQCVGSREPGRLYCSRTCCAQSLKNALRIKELNPEAKVYILYRDIRTYGFMEDYYRLAREKGILFIPFEPERKPVVRRRDIGLLEVEVTDPSSGKTVLLWPDQLVLATGAAAPEGIEELATLLKVPLNEDNFLVETHAKLSPIDFPSAGIFLCGAAHSPKFLAEAVAQAKGAVARACTILSKENLMVGGVVAVVEEGKCAACLTCVRVCPYGVPRINERNVAEISAVQCQGCGTCAAECPAKAIQLQHYKDHQLLAKVAGLFEEVS, encoded by the coding sequence TTGCCGAATAACGGGCTGAAGAAGGAAAAAGAAAACCCGGAAGTGGTGGGTTCAGTTTTGGTGGCCGGCGGCGGTATTGCCGGTATGCAGGCCGCCCTGGACCTGGCCAATGCCGGTTATCTCGTTCACCTGGTAACCGAATCGCCCTCCATTGGGGGGAAAATGACCCAGCTGGACAAGACTTTTCCCACCAACGAATGCGCCATGTGCCTGCTGGGTCCCCGCATGACCGACACATTAAATCACCCCAATATTCGCCTCTACACCTGTTCTTCCCTGGAGGGCGTCGAGGGCAGTCGCGGCAACTTTAAAGTTCGCATCCGCCAGCGCCCGCGGTATGTTAACATCGAAGAATGCACGGCCTGCGGCGACTGCGAACAGGTATGCCCTGTACAGCTGCCCAACGAGTTCAACGAGGGCCTGGGGGAACGCAAGGCCATATACAAGCTCTTCCCCCAGGCCGTACCCAACAAGTATTTGATAGAGAAGCGGGGCATACCTCCCTGCCGCAGCACCTGCCCGGCAGGCACCAACGCCCAGGGGTATGTGGCCCTCATTTCCCAGGGCAAATTCGCCGAAGCCCTGGAGGTCGTCCGGCGGCGCATGCCCTTTGCCGGGATCTGCGGCCGCATCTGCCATCACCCGTGTGAGGTCGAATGCAACCGTGGCCAGTATGACGATCCCGTGGCCATCGCCCTTCTGAAACGTGCGGCCTACGACTTCGGCTGGGAAGAGGCCGCCGCAAAGGAAAGAGAAACCTACCGTCCCCGGGCCGTGCGGTCGGAAAAGGTGGCCGTAGTGGGGGCCGGTCCGGCAGGCCTTACGGCGGCCCAGGACCTGGCCTTGGAGGGATACCAGGTCACGTTATACGACGCGTTGGCCGATCCGGGCGGCATGATGAGGAGCGCCATCCCGCACTACCGCCTGCCCCGGGAAGTGGTTGACCGGGAGACCAGGCGCATCCTGGACCTTGGAATCGAATTTATCCCCAACACCCGGGTGGGGAAGGACCTTCCCTTTGAAGAGCTCCTCAGCCGCTACGACGCCGTAATCCTTGCCGTAGGGCTGCAGCAGAGCCGGCCCCTAGAGGTACCGGGTGCTGACCTGGACGGCGTCCTGCCCGGCTTGGACTTCCTCCGTCAAGTAGCCCTGGGCCACGAGGTCAAAGTAGGCCGGCGGGTAGTGGTTATCGGCGGCGGCAATGTGGCCATGGACGTGGCCCGTACGGCCCGGCGCCTGGGAGCGGATGAAGTCCACGTGGCCTGCCTAGAATCCCGCGAGGAAATGCCGGCCCACCCCTGGGAAATCGAAGACGCCCTGGAAGAAGGCATTTTGCTGCACACCTCCCGGGGGCCCAAGGGCTTCCGGGGAGAGGACGGCCGGGTGAGCGGCGTAGAGCTCATGGAGTGCACCCGGGTCTTTGACGAAGAAGGACGCTTTAACCCCCAGTACAACCCGGCGGCAACCGAAGTCCTGCCGGCCGATACGGTCATCGTAGCCATAGGCCAGGCGGCCGACCTCTCCTTCCTGGGAGAGGACAGCGGGGTCCGGGTGGACCGCGGCCTTATTGCGGTCGACCCCCTAACCCTCGCCACCTCCCGGCCGGGCGTCTTTGCCTGCGGGGATGCAGTGAGGGGAGCCGGTTCCGTGGTGGAAGCGGTGGCCTCGGGGCATGAGGCCGCCGAAAGCGTTAGACGCTACCTCAACAGTGAAGACTTGGCCCGGGGGCGGAGCCAGGCCAAGGCGGAGAAACTGGGCCCACCGGAAAAAATCGTCCCCTTCCCGGGCCGGAGAGTCCCTCAGGATATGGCTTCCCCGTCTGAAAGGATTAAGGACTTCCGGGAAGTGGGCCGGGGATACACCAGGGAAGAGGCCATGGCCGAGGCCAAACGCTGCTTAAACTGCGGTATCTGTTCCGAGTGCCTGCAGTGCGAGGCGGTATGTAAGAAAAAGGCGGTCGAACACTGGCAACAAGAGGAGTGGCAGGAACTGCAGGTAGGCAGCATAATCCTGGCCCCGGGATATGAGCTCTTCGATGCCGAACTGGCCGGGGAGTATGGCTACGGCTATTATCCTAATGTTATCACCAGTATGGAATTTGAGCGGCTTTTGAGCTCCACCGGCCCCACCCAGGGCCATGTGGTGCGGCCTTCGGACGGCGAGGCCCCGCGGAAGGTGGCCTTTATCCAGTGCGTCGGCTCCCGGAACTGTGAGGGCGAGGGCAGTCCCTACTGCTCGGCGGTCTGCTGCATGTACTCCACCAAAGAAGCCATTATTGCCCGGGAACATGATGCCAACATCGAGCCCACCATCTTCTACCTGGACATGCGGTCCTACGGGAAGAACTTCGATAAGTACGTGGAAGGAGCCAAAAAGGCCGGGGTTCGCTACGTGCGGGCCATGGTTTCGCGGGTGGAAGAGGACCCCGTCACCCATAATCTATTTATCCAGTATGTGGACGGCAATAAACTGGTGCGGGAGGAATTCCATCTAGTGGTTCTGGCGGTGGGCGTCCGGCCCCCGCAAGAAGCGGCCAGGCTGGCGCGGGTATGCGGCATCGAGCTTAACCGTTACGGTTTTGCCTTCACCCCGGAATGGAATCCCGTAGCCACCAGCCGTGACGGAATTTACGTAGCCGGCATGTTCCAGGGGCCTCGGGATATTCCCGAAACGGTGATAAATGCCAGCGCGGCGGCGGCCTGCGCCGGCGCCTATCTGGCCCCGGCCCGCAACACCCTTGTTAAGCCGAAGGAATACCCGCCGGAACGTGATGTGGGCCGGGAGGAGCCGCGGGTAGGGGTCTTCATCTGCCACTGCGGCATTAACATTGCCGGCGTGGTGGATGTCAGGGACGTGGTGGAGTTTGCCCGCCGCCTCCCCGGGGTGGTCCACGTGGAGGACAACCTCTACACCTGCTCCCAGGACACCCTGAAGAAGATGCAAGAGGTTATCCAGGAACACCGCCTGAACCGCGTAGTGGTGGCCTCCTGCACCATTCGCACCCACCAACCCCTCTTCCGCGAAACCTTAAGGGAGGCGGGACTTAATCCCTTCTACTTCGAGATGGCCAACATCCGCGACCAGTGCTCCTGGGTTCACCGCGGCGAACCGGCCAATGCAACCGAGAAAGCCAAGGATCTCGTCCGCATGGCGGTGGCTAAGGTCAAGACCCATGAGGCCCTCCACCTCAATCCCGTGCCGGTGGTGCCCCGGGCCCTGGTCATCGGCGGCGGCGTGGCCGGGCTGACGGCCGCCCTCGATATAGCCGAGCAGGGTTACGAAGCCTACCTGGTGGAACGGGAGCCGGAGCTGGGAGGTTTTGCCCGGAACTTGCGGTTCAGCCTAGAGGGGAGCGACGTCCAGGCCTACCTTCGGGACCTCATACAAAAGGTCCGGTCCCACCTGCGCATACAGGTCTTCACCGGTGCGCGGCTGGAAGATTTCGGCGGTCACCAGGGCCACTTCATCACCACCATTTCCTTGGCCCAGCCCGGCAAAGGCCCCCTCCGTACTACCGTAAAACTGGAGCACGGCGTGGTCATCGTGGCCACCGGCGTCCGAGAGATCGCCACCGACGAATATCTCCGGGGCCAGGACGAACGCGTGCTTACCAATACTGAACTGGAGCAGGCCCTCGCCTCCGGCAGCTGGAACCCTCGGGCCAACAAAGAAGTAGTCTTCATCCAGTGTGTGGGTTCCCGGGAGCCCGGGCGCCTCTACTGCAGCCGGACCTGCTGTGCCCAGTCCCTGAAAAATGCCCTGCGCATCAAGGAGCTCAACCCCGAGGCCAAGGTTTATATCCTCTACCGGGATATCCGCACTTACGGTTTTATGGAGGATTACTACCGCCTGGCCCGGGAGAAGGGGATTCTCTTCATCCCCTTTGAACCGGAGCGGAAACCCGTGGTGCGCCGGAGGGATATAGGCCTGCTGGAAGTTGAGGTAACCGACCCCTCTTCGGGGAAAACCGTCCTGCTGTGGCCGGATCAGTTGGTACTGGCTACGGGGGCAGCGGCGCCGGAGGGCATCGAAGAGCTGGCTACCCTCCTCAAGGTGCCCCTTAACGAGGATAATTTCCTAGTGGAAACCCATGCTAAACTGTCGCCCATCGACTTCCCCTCGGCGGGCATATTCCTGTGCGGTGCCGCCCATTCTCCCAAATTCCTGGCCGAGGCCGTAGCCCAGGCCAAAGGCGCTGTAGCCCGGGCCTGCACCATACTATCCAAAGAGAACCTGATGGTCGGCGGAGTAGTGGCCGTAGTAGAGGAGGGCAAATGCGCCGCCTGCCTTACCTGCGTCCGGGTATGCCCCTACGGAGTACCCCGGATAAACGAGCGCAACGTGGCCGAGATCAGCGCCGTCCAGTGCCAGGGGTGCGGGACCTGCGCCGCCGAATGCCCGGCCAAGGCCATCCAGCTTCAGCACTATAAGGACCACCAGCTCCTGGCCAAGGTAGCAGGCCTCTTTGAGGAGGTGTCCTAG
- a CDS encoding hydrogenase iron-sulfur subunit: protein MAEFEPKIVAFCCYYCAYSAADLAGSLRLQYPANVRLIEFPCTGKVDVRVLLGAFEEGADGVYVAGCLEGDCHFLKGNIRARKRVEYTKKLLDEIGIGGERLEMYNLSSSMGPRFAEIAREFTERIKSLGPSPLNRGYFPTKEEKAGEQT, encoded by the coding sequence TTGGCGGAATTCGAGCCCAAAATAGTAGCCTTTTGCTGTTACTACTGCGCCTATTCGGCGGCCGACCTTGCCGGTTCCCTGCGCCTCCAGTACCCGGCCAACGTGCGCCTGATCGAGTTCCCCTGCACCGGAAAGGTAGACGTAAGAGTCCTCCTGGGGGCCTTCGAAGAAGGAGCCGACGGTGTATATGTGGCCGGCTGCCTCGAGGGGGACTGTCACTTCCTCAAGGGCAACATCCGGGCCAGAAAGCGGGTGGAATACACCAAAAAACTCCTTGACGAAATCGGCATCGGGGGCGAGCGCCTGGAAATGTACAACTTATCCAGCTCCATGGGGCCGCGCTTTGCCGAAATCGCCCGGGAATTCACCGAAAGAATTAAAAGCCTGGGGCCCAGTCCCCTGAACCGGGGTTATTTCCCCACAAAGGAAGAAAAGGCGGGTGAGCAAACGTGA
- a CDS encoding methylenetetrahydrofolate reductase C-terminal domain-containing protein: MIVAEPKPLAEVADLIGEARKILVVGCGGCVTVCLAGGEKETGILAASLRMLRKKEGKSLETVEVTLTRQCDPEYVQLLDKYVTEDVECIVSLACGVGVQFLAERFNKWVVPALNTKFAGGAVEHGVWEERCGLCGECILHKTGGICPIIRCSKSLLNGPCGGSQGGKCEVNPDIPCAWQLIYERLSALGKLDLLLEIQPPKDWSKARDGGPRKVVREDVRM, from the coding sequence GTGATTGTAGCGGAACCCAAGCCTCTAGCGGAGGTAGCAGACCTGATCGGGGAGGCCCGCAAGATTCTGGTAGTGGGCTGTGGGGGCTGTGTCACGGTTTGCCTGGCCGGGGGGGAAAAAGAGACCGGAATCCTGGCCGCCAGCCTGCGCATGCTGCGCAAGAAAGAAGGGAAGAGCCTGGAAACCGTAGAAGTAACCCTCACTCGCCAGTGCGACCCCGAATACGTGCAACTCCTGGATAAATACGTAACGGAAGATGTGGAATGTATCGTTTCCCTGGCCTGCGGGGTGGGCGTCCAGTTCCTGGCCGAGCGCTTTAACAAATGGGTGGTGCCGGCCCTCAATACCAAGTTCGCCGGGGGCGCCGTAGAACACGGGGTGTGGGAGGAGCGCTGCGGGCTATGCGGCGAATGCATCCTCCATAAGACAGGCGGTATCTGCCCCATAATCCGCTGCTCCAAAAGCCTGCTGAACGGCCCCTGCGGCGGTTCCCAGGGAGGCAAATGTGAAGTAAATCCTGACATTCCCTGTGCCTGGCAACTTATCTACGAGCGCCTGAGCGCCTTGGGCAAGCTTGACCTCCTCCTGGAGATTCAGCCGCCCAAGGACTGGTCTAAAGCCCGCGACGGCGGCCCGCGCAAAGTGGTACGAGAGGATGTGAGGATGTAA
- a CDS encoding methylenetetrahydrofolate reductase, which translates to MGLKTESRLERLLSQGHFVVSGEIGPPKHASPEGILHHAELLKDYVDAANLTDNQTAIVRMSSMAAAVHVLRAGVEPIMQMTVRDRNRIALQSDLLGAYSLGIRNVLCLTGDHQSFGNHPTAKNVHDVDSIQLLKIVKDMRDDRKFACGEEIKEHEPRFFIGAAANPFADPFEFRVLRLEKKIKAGADFIQTQCIFDMERFERFMALVRERGLHKKAYILAGVMPLKSAKAARYMQKSVAGMVVPDEIVARMEKASDPRTEGVAICVEQIKHLRTIEGVAGVHIMAVMWEDIIPIIVKEAGLYPRPSAH; encoded by the coding sequence ATGGGCTTGAAAACGGAGAGCAGACTGGAGCGCCTCCTTTCCCAGGGCCATTTCGTGGTAAGCGGCGAGATCGGACCGCCCAAACACGCCTCGCCCGAAGGCATCCTGCACCATGCCGAGCTCCTCAAAGACTATGTGGATGCGGCCAACCTGACCGACAACCAGACGGCCATTGTACGCATGTCCAGTATGGCTGCCGCCGTACACGTGCTGCGGGCCGGAGTAGAGCCCATCATGCAGATGACCGTACGGGACCGCAACCGGATCGCCCTGCAGAGCGATCTCCTAGGGGCCTACAGCCTGGGCATCCGTAACGTCCTCTGCCTCACAGGGGACCACCAGTCCTTCGGCAACCACCCTACGGCGAAGAACGTCCATGATGTCGACTCCATCCAGCTCCTGAAGATCGTCAAGGATATGCGGGACGACCGAAAATTTGCCTGCGGGGAAGAAATCAAGGAGCATGAGCCACGCTTTTTCATCGGGGCCGCAGCCAATCCCTTTGCCGACCCCTTTGAATTCCGGGTCCTCCGCCTGGAGAAAAAGATCAAGGCCGGAGCCGACTTTATCCAGACCCAATGTATTTTCGATATGGAGCGCTTTGAACGCTTTATGGCCCTGGTCAGGGAGCGCGGCCTCCACAAGAAAGCTTATATCCTGGCCGGCGTCATGCCCCTCAAGTCGGCCAAGGCCGCCCGGTACATGCAAAAATCCGTGGCGGGCATGGTCGTCCCCGACGAGATCGTGGCCCGCATGGAAAAGGCCTCCGACCCCCGGACCGAGGGAGTGGCCATATGCGTTGAACAGATCAAGCACCTGCGAACTATCGAAGGAGTGGCCGGGGTCCACATCATGGCCGTCATGTGGGAAGACATCATTCCCATCATTGTGAAAGAGGCCGGTTTGTATCCACGGCCTTCAGCCCATTAA
- a CDS encoding Lrp/AsnC family transcriptional regulator, whose product MRSKILRLLEGNSRLSAKEIAVMLGLPPDQVAQEISRMEEERIILGYSTLINWEKAGEEQVAALIDVKVAPQQDVGFDEVAARIYRYPEVKSVFLMSGGYDLSVLVQGKSLKEVADFVARKLATLEHVQSTVTHFILKRYKQDGIIFDDPEADRRQVVQP is encoded by the coding sequence ATGCGGTCGAAAATACTCCGCCTTTTAGAGGGCAACAGCCGTCTTTCGGCCAAGGAAATAGCCGTCATGTTGGGGCTGCCCCCCGACCAGGTGGCCCAGGAGATTTCCCGTATGGAAGAGGAAAGGATTATCTTGGGCTATTCTACCCTTATCAACTGGGAGAAGGCGGGGGAGGAACAGGTAGCGGCCCTCATTGATGTAAAAGTAGCCCCCCAACAGGACGTCGGCTTCGACGAAGTAGCAGCCCGCATCTACCGCTATCCGGAAGTAAAGTCCGTTTTTCTAATGTCGGGCGGGTATGACCTGTCCGTCCTGGTTCAGGGCAAGAGTTTAAAGGAGGTGGCCGACTTCGTGGCCCGGAAGCTGGCTACCCTGGAGCATGTGCAGAGTACCGTCACCCATTTTATTTTAAAGCGCTATAAACAGGACGGCATCATCTTCGACGACCCGGAAGCCGATCGCAGGCAGGTGGTGCAGCCGTGA